From Ailuropoda melanoleuca isolate Jingjing chromosome 8, ASM200744v2, whole genome shotgun sequence, a single genomic window includes:
- the ATP8B2 gene encoding phospholipid-transporting ATPase ID isoform X3 — protein sequence MALCAKKRPPEEERRARANDREYNEKFQYALIPQVSSLSWFTTIVPLVLVLAITAVKDATDDYFRHKSDNQVNNRQSQVLINGSLQQEPWMNVCVGDIIKLENNQFVAADLLLLSSSEPHGLCYIETAELDGETNMKVRQAIPVTSELGDISRLAKFDVASVHLPAACGSPCRPCLGVKSGCRRRLEWRLPVSRPGEVVCEPPNNKLDRFSGTLYWKESKFPLSNQNMLLRGCVLRNTEWCFGLVVFAGPDTKLMQNSGRTKFKRTSIDRLMNTLVLWIFGFLVCMGVILAIGNAIWEHEVGTRFQAYLPWDEAVDSAFFSGFLSFWSYIIILNTVVPISLYVSVEVIRLGHSYFINWDKKMFCVKKRTPAEARTTTLNEELGQVEYVFSDKTGTLTQNIMVFSKCSISGRSYGDVFDVLGHKAELGERPEPVDFSFNPLADKKFLFWDPTLLEAVKMGDPHTHEFFRLLSLCHTVMSEEKNEGELYYKAQSPDEGALVTAARNFGFVFRSRTPKTITVHEMGIAVTYQLLAILDFNNIRKRMSVIVRNPEGRIRLYCKGADTILLDRLHPSTQELLSTTTDHLNEYAGEGLRTLVLAYKDLDEEYYGEWAQRRLQASLAQDSREDRLASVYEEVENDMVLLGATAIEDKLQQGVPETIALLTLANIKIWVLTGDKQETAVNIGYSCKMLTDDMTEVFVVTGHTVLEVREELRKAREKMMDSPHAVGNGLPCPEKCSSAKLTSVLEAVAGEYALVINGHSLAHALEADMELEFLETACACKAVICCRVTPLQKAQVVELVKKHKKAVTLAIGDGANDVSMIKIPAAPPAGARALVLPAHVQVPVLFLLQELRVHHGPLLVWLLLRLLRPDRLRSVFYHALQHRVYLPPSPSHGGLRPGRAGAAEHGVPQAVRARPAEPSLQQAGILHLHRAGHLHVRAHVLHPLRGLCRGDAGRRHPVGRLPVVRGHCGDVTGHCGQRADRAGHRLLDSHQPLLHLGQPGCLLCHPLRHAQQRAFRHVSKPVPVCGQRPEHPGPAHRVADHHPHHRRLHHACGGLPLPQAEPEARPLRHGPLQPAGEEEAEGPAPLPAARGAHRFPPLGLRLLAPGGLRGAHHVRQEHAAQLAGAGRLRHALQLQLDREPAQEEERQRQQPRRRGREAPQGLRAAAGAPVPATSTRGVRPPRGRLLGAVEPRASPRTPSRWRLFRWPPQSRWPPRSRWPPRLGRAPRAEQGRGHGEPAPERGRCGTKN from the exons ATGGCACTGTGTGCAAAAAAGCGCCCCCCAG aagaagaaaggagggcgCGAGCCAATGACCGAGAATACAATGAGAAATTCCAGTATGCG TTGATCCCACAGGTGTCCTCCCTGTCCTGGTTCACCACCATCGTGCCTTTGGTTCTCGTCCTCGCCATCACAGCTGTTAAAGACGCCACTGATGACTAT ttCCGCCACAAGAGTGATAACCAGGTCAATAACCGGCAGTCCCAAGTGCTGATCAATGGCAG CCTCCAGCAAGAGCCGTGGATGAATGTCTGTGTTGGCGATATTATCAAGCTAGAAAATAATCAGTTTGTGGCG GCGgatctcctcctcctttccagcAGTGAGCCCCATGGCCTGTGCTACATAGAGACGGCAGAACTCGATGG AGAGACCAACATGAAAGTACGCCAGGCAATCCCAGTCACCTCAGAGTTGGGAGACATCAGTAGGCTCGCCAAGTTTGATG TCGCCTCAGTTCACCTCCCGGCGGCGTGCGGAAGCCCCTGCCGGCCGTGTCTCGGCGTGAAGTCAGGCTGCAGACGGCGCCTGGAGTGGCGGCTTCCTGTCTCCCGCCCAGGTGAGGTGGTCTGCGAGCCTCCCAACAACAAGCTGGACAGGTTCAGCGGGACGCTCTACTGGAAGGAGAGCAAGTTCCCCCTGAGCAACCAGAACATGCTGCTACGAGGCTGTGTGCTGCGGAACACCGAGTGGTGCTTCGGGCTGGTGGTGTTTGCGG GTCCTGACACGAAGCTGATGCAGAACAGCGGCCGGACAAAGTTCAAGAGGACAAGTATTGATCGCCTGATGAATACGCTGGTGCTCTGG ATTTTTGGATTCCTGGTCTGCATGGGGGTGATCCTGGCCATTGGCAATGCCATCTGGGAGCATGAGGTCGGGACGCGCTTCCAGGCCTACCTGCCCTGGGACGAGGCGGTGGACAGTGCCTtcttctctggcttcctctccttctggtcCTACATCATCATCCTCAACACCGTCGTGCCCATATCGCTCTACGTCAG CGTGGAGGTCATCCGCCTGGGCCACAGCTATTTCATCAACTGGGACAAGAAGATGTTCTGCGTGAAGAAGCGGACGCCCGCGGAGGCCCGCACCACCACCCTGAACGAGGAGCTGGGCCAGGTGGAGTACGTCTTCTCCGACAAGACGGGCACCCTCACCCAAAACATCATGGTCTTCAGCAAGTGTTCCATCAGCGGCCGCAGCTACG GGGATGTGTTcgatgtcctgggacacaaagcTGAACTGGGAGAG AGGCCAGAGCCTGTCGACTTCTCCTTCAACCCTCTGGCCGACAAGAAGTTCTTATTTTGGGACCCCACCCTCTTGGAGGCCGTCAAGATGGGGGACCCCCACACGCACGAGTTCTTCCGTCTCCTTTCTCTGTGTCATACCGTCATGTCCGAAGAAAAGAACGAAG gggagctgtactacaaagcccAGTCCCCGGATGAGGGGGCCCTGGTCACTGCAGCCAGGAACTTCGGTTTTGTGTTCCGCTCTCGCACCCCCAAGACCATCACTGTCCACGAGATGGGCATAGCTGTCACCTACCAGCTGCTGGCCATCCTGGATTTTAATAATATCCGCAAGCGGATGTCAGTCATCG TACGGAATCCGGAAGGGAGGATTCGTCTCTACTGCAAAGGGGCTGACACGATCCTGCTGGACAGACTACACCCCTCCACCCAGGAGCTGCTCAGCACCACCACTGACCACCTGAAT GAGTACGCAGGGGAAGGGCTGAGGACCCTGGTTCTGGCCTACAAGGATCTGGACGAAGAGTACTATGGGGAGTGGGCCCAGAGACGGCTCCAAGCCAGCCTGGCCCAGGACAGCCGGGAGGACAGGCTGGCCAGCGTGTACGAGGAGGTGGAGAACGACATGGTG CTGCTGGGTGCGACAGCCATTGAGGACAAGCTGCAACAGGGGGTTCCAGAGACCATTGCCCTCCTGACGTTGGCCAACATCAAGATTTGGGTGCTGACCGGAGATAAGCAGG AGACGGCCGTGAACATCGGCTATTCTTGCAAGATGCTGACGGACGACATGACAGAGGTGTTCGTCGTCACCGGCCACACGGTCCTGGAAGTGCGGGAGGAGCTCAG GAAAGCCCGGGAGAAGATGATGGACTCGCCCCACGCTGTGGGAAACGGCCTCCCCTGCCCGGAGAAGTGTTCTTCTGCCAAGCTCACTTCTGTCCTGGAGGCCGTTGCGGGGGAGTACGCCCTGGTCATCAACGGGCACAGCCTG GCCCATGCGCTGGAGGCGGACATGGAGCTGGAGTTTCTGGAGACGGCCTGTGCCTGCAAAGCTGTCATCTGCTGCCGTGTGACCCCGTTGCAGAAGGCGCAGGTGGTGGAGCTGGTTAAGAAGCACAAAAAAGCCGTGACGCTCGCCATTGGGGACGGAGCCAACGATGTCAGCATGATCAAGA TTCCTGCAGCGCCTCCTGCTGGTGCACGGGCGCTGGTCCTACCTGCGCATGTGCAAGTTCCTGTGCTATTTCTTCTACAAGAACTTCGCGTTCACCATGGTCCACTTCTGGTTTGGCTTCTTCTGCGGCTTCTCCGCCCAG ACCGTCTACGATCAGTATTTTATCACGCTTTACAACATCGTGTATACCTCCCTCCCAGTCCTAGCCATGGGGGTCTTCGACCAG GACGTGCCGGAGCAGCGGAGCATGGAGTACCCCAAGCTGTACGAGCCCGGCCAGCTGAACCTTCTCTTCAACAAGCGGGAATTCTTCATCTGCATCGCGCAGGGCATTTACACGTCCGTGCTCATGTTCTTCATCCCCTACGGGGTCTTTGCCGAGGCGACGCGGGACGACGGCACCCAGTTGGCCGACTACCAGTCGTTCGCGGTCACTGTGGCGACGTCACTGGTCATTGTGGTCAGCGTGCAG ATCGGGCTGGACACCGGCTACTGGACAGCCATCAACCACTTCTTCATCTGGGGCAGCCTGGCTGTCTACTTTGCCATCCTCTTCGCCATGCACAGCAACGGGCTTTTCGACATGTTTCCAAACCAGTTCCGGTTTGTGG GCAACGCCCAGAACACCCTGGCCCAGCCCACCGTGTGGCTGACCATCACCCTCACCACCGTCGTCTGCATCATGCCTGTGGTGGCCTTCCGCTTCCTCAAGCTGAGCCTGAAGCCCGACCTCTCCGACACG GTCCGCTACAGCCAGctggtgaggaagaagcagaaggCCCAGCACCGCTGCCTGCGGCGCGTGGGGCGCACCGGTTCCCGCCGCTCGGGCTACGCCTTCTCGCACCAGGAGGGCTTCGGGGAGCTCATCATGTCCGGCAAGAACATGCGGCTCAGCTCGCTGGCGCTGGCCGGCTTCGCCACGCGCTCCAGCTCCAGCTGGATCGAGAGCCTGCGCAGGAAGAAGAGCGACAGCGCCAGCAGCCCCGGCGGAGGGGCCGAGAAGCCCCTCAGGGGCTGAGGGCTGCCGCCGGGGCGCCCGTGCCGGCGACCAGCACGCGGGGCGTCCGGCCACCGAGGGGACGGCTTCTCGGAGCTGTGGAACCCCGCGCCTCCCCGCGGACTCCGTCCCGCTGGCGTCTGTTCCGCTGGCCTCCGCAGTCCCGCTGGCCTCCCCGGTCCCGCTGGCCTCCGCGGCTGGGCCGGGCCCCAAGGGCGGAGCAGGGACGGGGGCACGGGGAGCCAGCCCCGGAGAGGGGCAGATGTGGAACCAAAAACTGA
- the ATP8B2 gene encoding phospholipid-transporting ATPase ID isoform X5, translating into MALCAKKRPPEEERRARANDREYNEKFQYASNCIKTSKYNILTFLPVNLFEQFQEVANTYFLFLLILQLIPQVSSLSWFTTIVPLVLVLAITAVKDATDDYFRHKSDNQVNNRQSQVLINGSLQQEPWMNVCVGDIIKLENNQFVAADLLLLSSSEPHGLCYIETAELDGETNMKVRQAIPVTSELGDISRLAKFDGEVVCEPPNNKLDRFSGTLYWKESKFPLSNQNMLLRGCVLRNTEWCFGLVVFAGPDTKLMQNSGRTKFKRTSIDRLMNTLVLWIFGFLVCMGVILAIGNAIWEHEVGTRFQAYLPWDEAVDSAFFSGFLSFWSYIIILNTVVPISLYVSVEVIRLGHSYFINWDKKMFCVKKRTPAEARTTTLNEELGQVEYVFSDKTGTLTQNIMVFSKCSISGRSYGDVFDVLGHKAELGERPEPVDFSFNPLADKKFLFWDPTLLEAVKMGDPHTHEFFRLLSLCHTVMSEEKNEGELYYKAQSPDEGALVTAARNFGFVFRSRTPKTITVHEMGIAVTYQLLAILDFNNIRKRMSVIVRNPEGRIRLYCKGADTILLDRLHPSTQELLSTTTDHLNEYAGEGLRTLVLAYKDLDEEYYGEWAQRRLQASLAQDSREDRLASVYEEVENDMVLLGATAIEDKLQQGVPETIALLTLANIKIWVLTGDKQETAVNIGYSCKMLTDDMTEVFVVTGHTVLEVREELRKAREKMMDSPHAVGNGLPCPEKCSSAKLTSVLEAVAGEYALVINGHSLAHALEADMELEFLETACACKAVICCRVTPLQKAQVVELVKKHKKAVTLAIGDGANDVSMIKTAHIGVGISGQEGIQAVLASDYSFSQFKFLQRLLLVHGRWSYLRMCKFLCYFFYKNFAFTMVHFWFGFFCGFSAQTVYDQYFITLYNIVYTSLPVLAMGVFDQDVPEQRSMEYPKLYEPGQLNLLFNKREFFICIAQGIYTSVLMFFIPYGVFAEATRDDGTQLADYQSFAVTVATSLVIVVSVQIGLDTGYWTAINHFFIWGSLAVYFAILFAMHSNGLFDMFPNQFRFVGNAQNTLAQPTVWLTITLTTVVCIMPVVAFRFLKLSLKPDLSDTVRYSQLVRKKQKAQHRCLRRVGRTGSRRSGYAFSHQEGFGELIMSGKNMRLSSLALAGFATRSSSSWIESLRRKKSDSASSPGGGAEKPLRG; encoded by the exons ATGGCACTGTGTGCAAAAAAGCGCCCCCCAG aagaagaaaggagggcgCGAGCCAATGACCGAGAATACAATGAGAAATTCCAGTATGCG AGTAACTGCATCAAGACCTCCAAGTACAACATTCTTACCTTCCTGCCCGTCAACCTCTTTGAGCAGTTCCAGGAGGTTGCCAATACCTACTTCCTGTTCCTTCTTATTCTGCAG TTGATCCCACAGGTGTCCTCCCTGTCCTGGTTCACCACCATCGTGCCTTTGGTTCTCGTCCTCGCCATCACAGCTGTTAAAGACGCCACTGATGACTAT ttCCGCCACAAGAGTGATAACCAGGTCAATAACCGGCAGTCCCAAGTGCTGATCAATGGCAG CCTCCAGCAAGAGCCGTGGATGAATGTCTGTGTTGGCGATATTATCAAGCTAGAAAATAATCAGTTTGTGGCG GCGgatctcctcctcctttccagcAGTGAGCCCCATGGCCTGTGCTACATAGAGACGGCAGAACTCGATGG AGAGACCAACATGAAAGTACGCCAGGCAATCCCAGTCACCTCAGAGTTGGGAGACATCAGTAGGCTCGCCAAGTTTGATG GTGAGGTGGTCTGCGAGCCTCCCAACAACAAGCTGGACAGGTTCAGCGGGACGCTCTACTGGAAGGAGAGCAAGTTCCCCCTGAGCAACCAGAACATGCTGCTACGAGGCTGTGTGCTGCGGAACACCGAGTGGTGCTTCGGGCTGGTGGTGTTTGCGG GTCCTGACACGAAGCTGATGCAGAACAGCGGCCGGACAAAGTTCAAGAGGACAAGTATTGATCGCCTGATGAATACGCTGGTGCTCTGG ATTTTTGGATTCCTGGTCTGCATGGGGGTGATCCTGGCCATTGGCAATGCCATCTGGGAGCATGAGGTCGGGACGCGCTTCCAGGCCTACCTGCCCTGGGACGAGGCGGTGGACAGTGCCTtcttctctggcttcctctccttctggtcCTACATCATCATCCTCAACACCGTCGTGCCCATATCGCTCTACGTCAG CGTGGAGGTCATCCGCCTGGGCCACAGCTATTTCATCAACTGGGACAAGAAGATGTTCTGCGTGAAGAAGCGGACGCCCGCGGAGGCCCGCACCACCACCCTGAACGAGGAGCTGGGCCAGGTGGAGTACGTCTTCTCCGACAAGACGGGCACCCTCACCCAAAACATCATGGTCTTCAGCAAGTGTTCCATCAGCGGCCGCAGCTACG GGGATGTGTTcgatgtcctgggacacaaagcTGAACTGGGAGAG AGGCCAGAGCCTGTCGACTTCTCCTTCAACCCTCTGGCCGACAAGAAGTTCTTATTTTGGGACCCCACCCTCTTGGAGGCCGTCAAGATGGGGGACCCCCACACGCACGAGTTCTTCCGTCTCCTTTCTCTGTGTCATACCGTCATGTCCGAAGAAAAGAACGAAG gggagctgtactacaaagcccAGTCCCCGGATGAGGGGGCCCTGGTCACTGCAGCCAGGAACTTCGGTTTTGTGTTCCGCTCTCGCACCCCCAAGACCATCACTGTCCACGAGATGGGCATAGCTGTCACCTACCAGCTGCTGGCCATCCTGGATTTTAATAATATCCGCAAGCGGATGTCAGTCATCG TACGGAATCCGGAAGGGAGGATTCGTCTCTACTGCAAAGGGGCTGACACGATCCTGCTGGACAGACTACACCCCTCCACCCAGGAGCTGCTCAGCACCACCACTGACCACCTGAAT GAGTACGCAGGGGAAGGGCTGAGGACCCTGGTTCTGGCCTACAAGGATCTGGACGAAGAGTACTATGGGGAGTGGGCCCAGAGACGGCTCCAAGCCAGCCTGGCCCAGGACAGCCGGGAGGACAGGCTGGCCAGCGTGTACGAGGAGGTGGAGAACGACATGGTG CTGCTGGGTGCGACAGCCATTGAGGACAAGCTGCAACAGGGGGTTCCAGAGACCATTGCCCTCCTGACGTTGGCCAACATCAAGATTTGGGTGCTGACCGGAGATAAGCAGG AGACGGCCGTGAACATCGGCTATTCTTGCAAGATGCTGACGGACGACATGACAGAGGTGTTCGTCGTCACCGGCCACACGGTCCTGGAAGTGCGGGAGGAGCTCAG GAAAGCCCGGGAGAAGATGATGGACTCGCCCCACGCTGTGGGAAACGGCCTCCCCTGCCCGGAGAAGTGTTCTTCTGCCAAGCTCACTTCTGTCCTGGAGGCCGTTGCGGGGGAGTACGCCCTGGTCATCAACGGGCACAGCCTG GCCCATGCGCTGGAGGCGGACATGGAGCTGGAGTTTCTGGAGACGGCCTGTGCCTGCAAAGCTGTCATCTGCTGCCGTGTGACCCCGTTGCAGAAGGCGCAGGTGGTGGAGCTGGTTAAGAAGCACAAAAAAGCCGTGACGCTCGCCATTGGGGACGGAGCCAACGATGTCAGCATGATCAAGA CGGCTCACATTGGCGTGGGCATCAGCGGACAGGAGGGCATCCAGGCGGTGCTGGCCTCCGACTACTCCTTCTCCCAATTCAAGTTCCTGCAGCGCCTCCTGCTGGTGCACGGGCGCTGGTCCTACCTGCGCATGTGCAAGTTCCTGTGCTATTTCTTCTACAAGAACTTCGCGTTCACCATGGTCCACTTCTGGTTTGGCTTCTTCTGCGGCTTCTCCGCCCAG ACCGTCTACGATCAGTATTTTATCACGCTTTACAACATCGTGTATACCTCCCTCCCAGTCCTAGCCATGGGGGTCTTCGACCAG GACGTGCCGGAGCAGCGGAGCATGGAGTACCCCAAGCTGTACGAGCCCGGCCAGCTGAACCTTCTCTTCAACAAGCGGGAATTCTTCATCTGCATCGCGCAGGGCATTTACACGTCCGTGCTCATGTTCTTCATCCCCTACGGGGTCTTTGCCGAGGCGACGCGGGACGACGGCACCCAGTTGGCCGACTACCAGTCGTTCGCGGTCACTGTGGCGACGTCACTGGTCATTGTGGTCAGCGTGCAG ATCGGGCTGGACACCGGCTACTGGACAGCCATCAACCACTTCTTCATCTGGGGCAGCCTGGCTGTCTACTTTGCCATCCTCTTCGCCATGCACAGCAACGGGCTTTTCGACATGTTTCCAAACCAGTTCCGGTTTGTGG GCAACGCCCAGAACACCCTGGCCCAGCCCACCGTGTGGCTGACCATCACCCTCACCACCGTCGTCTGCATCATGCCTGTGGTGGCCTTCCGCTTCCTCAAGCTGAGCCTGAAGCCCGACCTCTCCGACACG GTCCGCTACAGCCAGctggtgaggaagaagcagaaggCCCAGCACCGCTGCCTGCGGCGCGTGGGGCGCACCGGTTCCCGCCGCTCGGGCTACGCCTTCTCGCACCAGGAGGGCTTCGGGGAGCTCATCATGTCCGGCAAGAACATGCGGCTCAGCTCGCTGGCGCTGGCCGGCTTCGCCACGCGCTCCAGCTCCAGCTGGATCGAGAGCCTGCGCAGGAAGAAGAGCGACAGCGCCAGCAGCCCCGGCGGAGGGGCCGAGAAGCCCCTCAGGGGCTGA
- the ATP8B2 gene encoding phospholipid-transporting ATPase ID isoform X4: MTVPKEIPEKWARAGAPPSWSSKKPSWGTEEERRARANDREYNEKFQYASNCIKTSKYNILTFLPVNLFEQFQEVANTYFLFLLILQLIPQVSSLSWFTTIVPLVLVLAITAVKDATDDYFRHKSDNQVNNRQSQVLINGSLQQEPWMNVCVGDIIKLENNQFVAADLLLLSSSEPHGLCYIETAELDGETNMKVRQAIPVTSELGDISRLAKFDGEVVCEPPNNKLDRFSGTLYWKESKFPLSNQNMLLRGCVLRNTEWCFGLVVFAGPDTKLMQNSGRTKFKRTSIDRLMNTLVLWIFGFLVCMGVILAIGNAIWEHEVGTRFQAYLPWDEAVDSAFFSGFLSFWSYIIILNTVVPISLYVSVEVIRLGHSYFINWDKKMFCVKKRTPAEARTTTLNEELGQVEYVFSDKTGTLTQNIMVFSKCSISGRSYGDVFDVLGHKAELGERPEPVDFSFNPLADKKFLFWDPTLLEAVKMGDPHTHEFFRLLSLCHTVMSEEKNEGELYYKAQSPDEGALVTAARNFGFVFRSRTPKTITVHEMGIAVTYQLLAILDFNNIRKRMSVIVRNPEGRIRLYCKGADTILLDRLHPSTQELLSTTTDHLNEYAGEGLRTLVLAYKDLDEEYYGEWAQRRLQASLAQDSREDRLASVYEEVENDMVLLGATAIEDKLQQGVPETIALLTLANIKIWVLTGDKQETAVNIGYSCKMLTDDMTEVFVVTGHTVLEVREELRKAREKMMDSPHAVGNGLPCPEKCSSAKLTSVLEAVAGEYALVINGHSLAHALEADMELEFLETACACKAVICCRVTPLQKAQVVELVKKHKKAVTLAIGDGANDVSMIKTAHIGVGISGQEGIQAVLASDYSFSQFKFLQRLLLVHGRWSYLRMCKFLCYFFYKNFAFTMVHFWFGFFCGFSAQTVYDQYFITLYNIVYTSLPVLAMGVFDQDVPEQRSMEYPKLYEPGQLNLLFNKREFFICIAQGIYTSVLMFFIPYGVFAEATRDDGTQLADYQSFAVTVATSLVIVVSVQIGLDTGYWTAINHFFIWGSLAVYFAILFAMHSNGLFDMFPNQFRFVGNAQNTLAQPTVWLTITLTTVVCIMPVVAFRFLKLSLKPDLSDTVRYSQLVRKKQKAQHRCLRRVGRTGSRRSGYAFSHQEGFGELIMSGKNMRLSSLALAGFATRSSSSWIESLRRKKSDSASSPGGGAEKPLRG; encoded by the exons ATGACGGTCCCCAAGGAGATCCCCGAGAAGTGGGCCCGGGCCGGGGCGCCCCCCTCCTGGAGCAGCAAGAAGCCCTCTTGGGGGACAG aagaagaaaggagggcgCGAGCCAATGACCGAGAATACAATGAGAAATTCCAGTATGCG AGTAACTGCATCAAGACCTCCAAGTACAACATTCTTACCTTCCTGCCCGTCAACCTCTTTGAGCAGTTCCAGGAGGTTGCCAATACCTACTTCCTGTTCCTTCTTATTCTGCAG TTGATCCCACAGGTGTCCTCCCTGTCCTGGTTCACCACCATCGTGCCTTTGGTTCTCGTCCTCGCCATCACAGCTGTTAAAGACGCCACTGATGACTAT ttCCGCCACAAGAGTGATAACCAGGTCAATAACCGGCAGTCCCAAGTGCTGATCAATGGCAG CCTCCAGCAAGAGCCGTGGATGAATGTCTGTGTTGGCGATATTATCAAGCTAGAAAATAATCAGTTTGTGGCG GCGgatctcctcctcctttccagcAGTGAGCCCCATGGCCTGTGCTACATAGAGACGGCAGAACTCGATGG AGAGACCAACATGAAAGTACGCCAGGCAATCCCAGTCACCTCAGAGTTGGGAGACATCAGTAGGCTCGCCAAGTTTGATG GTGAGGTGGTCTGCGAGCCTCCCAACAACAAGCTGGACAGGTTCAGCGGGACGCTCTACTGGAAGGAGAGCAAGTTCCCCCTGAGCAACCAGAACATGCTGCTACGAGGCTGTGTGCTGCGGAACACCGAGTGGTGCTTCGGGCTGGTGGTGTTTGCGG GTCCTGACACGAAGCTGATGCAGAACAGCGGCCGGACAAAGTTCAAGAGGACAAGTATTGATCGCCTGATGAATACGCTGGTGCTCTGG ATTTTTGGATTCCTGGTCTGCATGGGGGTGATCCTGGCCATTGGCAATGCCATCTGGGAGCATGAGGTCGGGACGCGCTTCCAGGCCTACCTGCCCTGGGACGAGGCGGTGGACAGTGCCTtcttctctggcttcctctccttctggtcCTACATCATCATCCTCAACACCGTCGTGCCCATATCGCTCTACGTCAG CGTGGAGGTCATCCGCCTGGGCCACAGCTATTTCATCAACTGGGACAAGAAGATGTTCTGCGTGAAGAAGCGGACGCCCGCGGAGGCCCGCACCACCACCCTGAACGAGGAGCTGGGCCAGGTGGAGTACGTCTTCTCCGACAAGACGGGCACCCTCACCCAAAACATCATGGTCTTCAGCAAGTGTTCCATCAGCGGCCGCAGCTACG GGGATGTGTTcgatgtcctgggacacaaagcTGAACTGGGAGAG AGGCCAGAGCCTGTCGACTTCTCCTTCAACCCTCTGGCCGACAAGAAGTTCTTATTTTGGGACCCCACCCTCTTGGAGGCCGTCAAGATGGGGGACCCCCACACGCACGAGTTCTTCCGTCTCCTTTCTCTGTGTCATACCGTCATGTCCGAAGAAAAGAACGAAG gggagctgtactacaaagcccAGTCCCCGGATGAGGGGGCCCTGGTCACTGCAGCCAGGAACTTCGGTTTTGTGTTCCGCTCTCGCACCCCCAAGACCATCACTGTCCACGAGATGGGCATAGCTGTCACCTACCAGCTGCTGGCCATCCTGGATTTTAATAATATCCGCAAGCGGATGTCAGTCATCG TACGGAATCCGGAAGGGAGGATTCGTCTCTACTGCAAAGGGGCTGACACGATCCTGCTGGACAGACTACACCCCTCCACCCAGGAGCTGCTCAGCACCACCACTGACCACCTGAAT GAGTACGCAGGGGAAGGGCTGAGGACCCTGGTTCTGGCCTACAAGGATCTGGACGAAGAGTACTATGGGGAGTGGGCCCAGAGACGGCTCCAAGCCAGCCTGGCCCAGGACAGCCGGGAGGACAGGCTGGCCAGCGTGTACGAGGAGGTGGAGAACGACATGGTG CTGCTGGGTGCGACAGCCATTGAGGACAAGCTGCAACAGGGGGTTCCAGAGACCATTGCCCTCCTGACGTTGGCCAACATCAAGATTTGGGTGCTGACCGGAGATAAGCAGG AGACGGCCGTGAACATCGGCTATTCTTGCAAGATGCTGACGGACGACATGACAGAGGTGTTCGTCGTCACCGGCCACACGGTCCTGGAAGTGCGGGAGGAGCTCAG GAAAGCCCGGGAGAAGATGATGGACTCGCCCCACGCTGTGGGAAACGGCCTCCCCTGCCCGGAGAAGTGTTCTTCTGCCAAGCTCACTTCTGTCCTGGAGGCCGTTGCGGGGGAGTACGCCCTGGTCATCAACGGGCACAGCCTG GCCCATGCGCTGGAGGCGGACATGGAGCTGGAGTTTCTGGAGACGGCCTGTGCCTGCAAAGCTGTCATCTGCTGCCGTGTGACCCCGTTGCAGAAGGCGCAGGTGGTGGAGCTGGTTAAGAAGCACAAAAAAGCCGTGACGCTCGCCATTGGGGACGGAGCCAACGATGTCAGCATGATCAAGA CGGCTCACATTGGCGTGGGCATCAGCGGACAGGAGGGCATCCAGGCGGTGCTGGCCTCCGACTACTCCTTCTCCCAATTCAAGTTCCTGCAGCGCCTCCTGCTGGTGCACGGGCGCTGGTCCTACCTGCGCATGTGCAAGTTCCTGTGCTATTTCTTCTACAAGAACTTCGCGTTCACCATGGTCCACTTCTGGTTTGGCTTCTTCTGCGGCTTCTCCGCCCAG ACCGTCTACGATCAGTATTTTATCACGCTTTACAACATCGTGTATACCTCCCTCCCAGTCCTAGCCATGGGGGTCTTCGACCAG GACGTGCCGGAGCAGCGGAGCATGGAGTACCCCAAGCTGTACGAGCCCGGCCAGCTGAACCTTCTCTTCAACAAGCGGGAATTCTTCATCTGCATCGCGCAGGGCATTTACACGTCCGTGCTCATGTTCTTCATCCCCTACGGGGTCTTTGCCGAGGCGACGCGGGACGACGGCACCCAGTTGGCCGACTACCAGTCGTTCGCGGTCACTGTGGCGACGTCACTGGTCATTGTGGTCAGCGTGCAG ATCGGGCTGGACACCGGCTACTGGACAGCCATCAACCACTTCTTCATCTGGGGCAGCCTGGCTGTCTACTTTGCCATCCTCTTCGCCATGCACAGCAACGGGCTTTTCGACATGTTTCCAAACCAGTTCCGGTTTGTGG GCAACGCCCAGAACACCCTGGCCCAGCCCACCGTGTGGCTGACCATCACCCTCACCACCGTCGTCTGCATCATGCCTGTGGTGGCCTTCCGCTTCCTCAAGCTGAGCCTGAAGCCCGACCTCTCCGACACG GTCCGCTACAGCCAGctggtgaggaagaagcagaaggCCCAGCACCGCTGCCTGCGGCGCGTGGGGCGCACCGGTTCCCGCCGCTCGGGCTACGCCTTCTCGCACCAGGAGGGCTTCGGGGAGCTCATCATGTCCGGCAAGAACATGCGGCTCAGCTCGCTGGCGCTGGCCGGCTTCGCCACGCGCTCCAGCTCCAGCTGGATCGAGAGCCTGCGCAGGAAGAAGAGCGACAGCGCCAGCAGCCCCGGCGGAGGGGCCGAGAAGCCCCTCAGGGGCTGA